TGCTGAAGCTTTACGTGTGTTATCGAATAATGAATCTACAGATTCTTGTAACATACGCTTCTCGTTACGTAAAATTACCTCAGGAGCTTTAATCTCCATTAAACGCTTTAAACGGTTGTTACGGATAATAACACGACGGTATAAATCATTTAAATCAGAAGTAGCAAAACGACCACCATCTAATGGTACTAATGGACGTAATTCTGGTGGAATTACCGGAACTACTCTCATTATCATCCATTCAGGTTTGTTCTCTCTATTCTTTTGAGAATCTCTAAATGCTTCAACAACATTTAAACGCTTTAATGCTTCGTTTTTACGTTGTTTAGAAGTTTCAGTATTTGCTTTATGACGTAATTGATAAGATAATTCATCTAAATCAATACGAGCTAATAACTCCTCTAAACACTCAGCTCCCATCTTAGCGATAAACTTATTTGGATCAGAATCGTCTAAATATTGGTTATCTTGTGGAAGTTCATCTGCAATGTCTAAGTATTCTTCTTCAGTTAAGAAATCCATTCTTTGTAATGGTTCTCCTTCTGCATTTTTAGCAATACCTGGTTGAATTACTACGTAACGCTCGTAGTAAATAATCATATCTAACTTCTTAGATGGTAACCCTAATAAGTATCCCATCTTGTTTGGTAAAGATCTGAAATACCAAATATGAGCAACTGGTACTACTAAATTAATATGACCTACTCTATCTCTACGTACCTTTTTCTCAGTAACTTCAACACCACATCGGTCACAAACGATCCCTTTATAACGGATACGCTTATATTTACCACACGCACATTCATAATCCTTTACAGGACCAAAGATACGCTCACAGAATAATCCGTCACGTTCTGGTTTATGTGTACGATAGTTAATTGTTTCTGGTTTTAAAACCTCTCCTTTTGAAGCTTCTAAAATTGCCTCTGGAGAAGATAAACCAATTGTAATTTTGTTAAACTTCTTAACAGTGTATTTTTCGTTTTTTCTTGCCATGATAATGGATTCGAATTATAATTGAAAATAGCCTTTAAAAGACTGCTATTGAAAAAATGATTTGCCTCAGAGTCTAAACTCTGAGACATTTCACTGTGCTTATTCTTCTAATCTAACGTCTAATCCTAAACCTTTCAGTTCGTGCATTAATACGTTAAATGATTCTGGTAAACCTGGTTCTGGCATTGCCTCTCCTTTAACGATAGACTCGTAAGTTTTAGCTCTACCTAATACGTCATCGGACTTAACAGTTAAGATTTCTCTTAAGATACTTGATGCACCATATGCTTCAAGTGCCCATACCTCCATTTCTCCGAAACGCTGACCTCCAAACTGTGCTTTACCTCCTAATGGCTGTTGTGTAATTAACGAGTAAGGACCAATAGAACGCGCGTGCATCTTATCTTCAATCATGTGTCCTAACTTAATCATATAAATTACCCCTACAGTTGCAGGTTGATCAAAACGCTTACCAGTTCCTCCATCATATAAATATGTATGACCATATCTTGGAATTCCAGCCTCATCTGTTAATGCATTAATCTCATCGATATTTGCACCATCAAAAATTGGAGTCGCATACTTCTGATCTAATTTTTGACCTGCCCATCCAAGAACAGTTTCATAAATCTGACCAATGTTCATACGAGAAGGTACCCCTAATGGATTTAATACAATATCTACTGGTGTACCATCTTCTAAGAATGGCATATCTTCTGCACGTACTATCTTGGCAACAATACCTTTGTTTCCGTGACGACCTGCCATCTTATCTCCTACTTTTAATTTACGCTTTTTAGCAATGTAAATCTTAGCAAGCTTTAAAATTCCAGCTGGTAATTCATCACCTACAGATATAGTAAATTTCTCACGACGTAACATACCTTGTAAGTCATTTACTTTAATCTTATAGTTGTGAATTAATTCACCAACCATTTTATTTAATTCTTTATCTGTTGTCCAATTTCCACTTAAGTGTGTATAATCATCGACAGAATTTAACATCTTCTGAGTAAACTTCTTACCTTTTGGTAATACTTCTTCTCCTAAGTCGTTAAAAATTCCTTGAGAAGTTTTTCCGTTTACTAAGAAGAATAACTTTTCGATTAAACGGTCTTTTAAACCTTCAAATCTAGAAGTGTAAGATGCTTCTAAAGTAGCAATAGCTTCTTTATCTCTAGCTCTCTTATTCTTATCCTTTACAGCACGTCTAAATAACTTCTTATCTATTACTACCCCTCTTAATGATGGTGAAGCTTTTAATGATGCATCTTTTACATCACCTGCTTTATCACCAAAGATAGCACGTAATAATTTTTCTTCTGGAGTTGGATCAGATTCTCCTTTTGGTGTAATCTTACCAATTAAGATATCACCAGGCTTCACCTCTGCTCCAATACGAATCATTCCATTTTCATCTAAGTCTTTTGTAGCCTCTTCTGATACATTTGGAATATCATTCGTTAACTCTTCAGCACCTAATTTTGTATCACGAACATCTAATGAATACTCGTCAATGTGAATAGATGTGAAAATATCTTCTCTTACAACTCTTTCAGAAATTACAATCGCATCCTCGAAGTTATACCCTTTCCAAGGCATAAAGGCTACTTTCATATTTCTTCCTAAAGCTAATTCTCCTTTTTGTGTAGCATATCCTTCACAAAGTACTTGTCCTTCTTCAACTCTATCACCAACTCTTACAATTGGTTTTAAGTTAATGTTAGTACCTTGGTTAGTCTTTCTAAACTTAATTAAGTCATACGATTTCTCATCAGTATCAAAGCTTACTAAACGCTCATCATCAGTTCTATCGTACTTAATTGTAATTTTATTAGCATCAACGTATTCTACTACTCCAGCTCCTTCTGCATTTATTAAAATACGAGAATCTTTAGCTACTCTACGCTCTAATCCAGTTCCAACAATCGGTGATTCAGGTCTTAATAATGGCACTGCCTGACGCATCATGTTAGATCCCATTAACGCACGGTTTGCATCATCATGTTCTAAGAACGGAATTAATGATGCAGAAATAGAAGCGATTTGGTTAGGAGCAACGTCCATATAGTTAATTGCTTCAGGAGTTTCCACAGGGAAATCACCTTCTTCACGAGCAATTACTCTATCTGTTCCAAAACTTCCATCTTCGTTGATAGGTAAGTTAGATTGCGCAATCTTCATTCCTTCTTCCTCTTCAGCAGATAAATAGATAGGCTCTTCTGGTGCAACTACTCCGTTATCTACCTTCTTATATGGAGTTTCAATGAATCCCATATTATTTACCTTAGCGAAAACCGCTAAAGATGAGATAAGACCAATGTTCGGTCCTTCAGGTGTTTCAATAGGACATAAACGACCATAGTGTGTATAGTGAACGTCACGAACCTCGAAACCTGCTCTTTCTCTTGATAAACCTCCAGGTCCTAATGCCGATAAACGACGCTTATGAGTAATCTCTGCTAATGGGTTTGTTTGATCCATGAACTGAGATAACTGGTTGGTACCAAAGAATGAATTAATTACAGAAGATAAGGTCTTAGCGTTAATTAAGTCAATCGGTGTAAATACTTCGTTGTCACGAACATTCATTCTTTCACGAATGGTACGTGCCATACGAGCTAAACCAACTCCAAACTGACCTGCTAATTGCTCACCTACAGTTCTAACACGACGGTTAGATAAGTGATCGATATCATCTACTTCAGCCTTTGAATTGATTAACTCAATTAAGTACTTTATAATAGTAATGATATCGTTTTTAGTTAATACCTTTTGATCTAAATCTTCATTTAGATTCAATTTAGTATTCATTCTAAAACGTCCTACTTCTCCTAAACTATAACGTTGCTCTGAGAAGAATAACTTCTCGATGATACCACGTGCAGTTTCCTCATCTGGCGGTTCAGCATTACGTAATTGTCTATATACATGCTCTACTGCCTCCTTTTCAGAGTTTGTAGGATCTTTTTGTAATGTATTATGGATGATAGCATAATCTGCTTGTAAGTTATCTTCTTTATGCAATAAGATAGTCTTAGCGCCAGCTTCGATTATTTCATCAATATGTTCTTTATCTAAAATAGTATCACGGTCGAAGATGATTTCGTTACGCTCAATAGAAACTACTTCTCCTGTATCCTCATCTACGAAATCTTCGTGCCACGTCTTTAATACTCTTGCAGCTAATTTTCGCCCTAATACCTTTTTTAATCCAGCTTTTGAAACTTTAATTTCTTCTGCTAAATCAAAAATTTCTAAAATATCTTTATCTCTTTCAAAACCTATGGCTCTGAATAACGTTGTTACTGGTAATTTTTTCTTTCTATCAATATAGGCATACATTACCTGATTGATATCGGTAGCAAATTCAATCCATGAACCTTTAAAAGGAATTACTCTTGCAGAGTATAACTTGGTTCCGTTAGCGTGGAATGATTGCCCGAAGAATACACCTGGTGAACGGTGTAATTGAGATACAACAACTCTTTCTGCTCCATTAATAATGAAGGTACCAGAGTTTGTCATATATGGAATTGTACCTAAGTATACATCTTGAACAATTGTTTCGAAATCTTCGTGTTCAGGATCGGTACAGTATAATTTTAAACGAGCTTTTAAAGGTACACTATACGTTAACCCACGCTCGATACATTCTTGGATGCTATATCTAGGTGGATCTACAAAATAGTCTAAAAACTCTAATACAAATTGGTTACGTGTATCGGTAATTGGAAAGTTATCCATAAAGGTTTTATACAACCCTTCTTCACCTCGCTCTTCCGCTTTTGTTTGTAACTGGAAAAAGTCTTGGAAAGATTTCACCTGAATATCTAAGAAATCAGGATAATCAGCTCCTAAACGAGAAGATGCAAAGTTAATTCTTTCAGTAGTGTTTATCGTTGCCAAAAGAGATACTATTTTTAAATTAAAAATATTTTTTTTGAAACCTACAGGTTCAATATTGCAATTTTAATTGCTATTACTGATTAAAAATCAGTGCCTTATAATCGATTTACAGTTTCTTTGTAAGATACTATAAAATAACGAACGAATATATACACAAAATGGTTTAGGCCTAGAAACCTAAGTTTCTAATACCTAAACCTTTATTGTTTTTTCCCGATGTTAAACTCGGGATAGTGAGCTTACTTTAATTCTACTTCTGCTCCAGCCTCTTCTAAAGACTTCTTTAATCCTTCAGCTTCATCTTTAGACACAGCCTCTTTTACTGGTGCTGGTGCGCTATCAACGATTGCTTTAGCTTCTTTTAATCCTAATCCAGTTAATTCTTTAACTAACTTTACAACTGCTAATTTAGATCCTCCAGCTGCTTTTAAGATTACGTCGAATTCAGTCTTTTCTTCAGCTGCATCACCACCACCTGCTGCTGGTCCTGCTACTGCTACAGCTGCTGCTGCAGGCTCAATTCCATACTCATCTTTTAAAATATCTGCTAATTCATTAACTTCTTTTACTGTTAAGTTAACTAATTGTTCTGCGAAATCTTTTAAATCTGCCATTTTGATTTGTTTTTAAAAATTTTTATTATTTAGTTTATTAGTGCGCTTAATTATTTTTCCGATAAGGTCTTTAAGATACCTGATAACTTACCTCCACCTGATTGAAGAGCTGAAACAACATTCTTCGCAGGAGATTGTAATAATGTAATGATATCTCCAATAAGTTCTTCACGAGACTTGATGTTAACAAGAGCGTCTAATTGGTCATCCCCAACATAAACTGCCTCCTCTACATAAGCTCCTTTTAATAAAGGCTTATCAGACTTCTTACGGAATTCTTTAATTACTTTAGCAGGAGCATTTCCAGCCTCAGCAATCATTAATGATGTGTTACCTTTTAATACTTCTGGTAACTCACCAAAATCTTTATCAGAAGCTTCCATTGCTTTCTCTAACAATGTATTCTTCACAACAGCCAATTGTACGTTTGCTTTAAAACAAGCTCTACGTAAGTTAGATGTAGTTGTAGCATCTAACCCAGAAATATCTGCTAAATAGATAGTATTAGTATCTGCTAATTGTGCTGTTAAATCTTGAATTACTTGTGATTTTTCTTCTCTAGTCATAATTGAAAAGTTTTAACTGCCTTACGATACAGATTTTACATCTACTGGTACAGAAGGACTCATAGTTGAAGACATGAAAATACTCTTAATATAAGTTCCTTTTGCAGCCGTTGGCTTTAATTTAATAAGTGTTTGAACTAACTCGTTTGCGTTTTCAGCAATCTTATCAGCGTCGAAAGATGCTTTACCAATAGCAGCGTGAACGATACCAGTTTTATCAACTTTAAAGTCAATCTTACCAGCTTTTACTTCAGTTACTGCCTTAGCAACGTCCATAGTTACCGTACCTGTCTTTGGGTTTGGCATTAAACCACGAGGACCTAATACACGTCCTAAAGGACCTAATTTACCCATTACAGATGGCATAGTAATAATAACGTCTACATCTGTCCAACCTCCTTTAATTTTCTGAAGGTATTCATCTAATCCAACATAATCCGCACCAGCTTCTTTAGCTTCTGCTTCTTTATCTGGAGTAACTAATGCTAAAACTTTTACATCTTTACCAGTTCCGTGAGGTAATGTTACAACTCCACGTACCATTTGATTTGCTTTACGAGGATCTACTCCTAAACGTACTGCTAAATCTACAGATGCATCAAATTTTACATTTGTAATTTCTTTTACTAAAGCTGATGCTTCACTTAAATCGTAAACCTTAGAGCTATCAATTTTAGCACGAGCTTCTTTTTGTTTTTTAGTCAATCTTGCCATGTTCTAAATTGCTTTTAAGTTTACTCTGCAGGAGCATCACCTGTTACTGTTAATCCCATAGAGCGAGCTGTACCAGCGATCATTCTCATTGCAGACTCCACTTTGAAGGCATTCATATCTACCATCTTGTCTTCTGCAATTCCACGAATTTGATCCCAAGTAACGCTTGCTACTTTCTTTCTGTTTGGTTCTCCAGAACCTTTCTTAATTTTGGCCGCTTCTAGTAATTGTACTGCAGCTGGTGGTGTTTTTACAACAAACTCGAAAGATTTGTCTGTATAAACGGTAATAACAACTGGTAAAACTTTACCTTGTTTGTCCTGTGTACGAGCATTAAACTGCTTACAGAACTCCATGATGTTAACACCGGCAGCACCTAAAGCGGGTCCAACTGGTGGCGACGGATTCGCAGCACCTCCCCTAACTTGTAGTTTAACTAATTTACTTACTTCTTTTGCCATTGTTTAAAATTTAATAACGTGTTTAAAATTGGAAGCTAAAAACACATTTCTATGGTGTAACAATTAAATTTTCTCTACTTGCATGTAGTTTAACTCTAAAGGTGTCTTTCTTCCAAAAATCTTTACCATTACCTCTAGCTTACGTTTTTCTTCATTTACCTTCTCTATAATACCATCAAATCCATTGAATGGCCCGTCGATTACTTTAATAGTTTCTCCAACTGAGTAAGGTATTACTACATTTTCATCTTTTACAGAAAGCTCATCTACTTTACCTAACATTCGATTTACTTCTGCTTTACGCATTGGTACAGGATCTCCTCCTTTTGTTTCACCTAAAAAACCAATAACTCCTGTTACTGCTTTTATTACGTGAGGAACCTCTCCAGCTAAATTAGCTTCCACCATTACGTAACCTGGAAAATAAACACGTTCTCTGTTTATTTTTTTTCCGTTTCTAATTTGAATAACTTTTTCGGTTGGAACAATCACTTGATTCACAAAGTCCGACAAACCATGACGTGCAATTTCTGTCTCGATATAAGTCTTCACCTTATTCTCTTGACCTCCGATTGCTCTTACTACATACCACTTCATTACCGAATCAGCCATCATTAAAACATTTTAAAGAAGTTATCTAATCCAGTTTGAAAAACTTTATCTATAGCCGCAACTGCTAATGCAAAAATAATTGTAAATGCAGCTACCACTACTGTAGACTTTTGCGCCTCTTCACGAGATATCCAAGTCATATTAGTGTTTAATTCTTCAAAAGAATCCTTGATATATTGTATAAAGTTATTCATGTTCTTATCCTTTTAACGAGTTGCAGTAAAAACAACTACAACTCGCTTTATTTGCACGGGTTGAGAGACTCGAACTCCCGACACCTGGTTTTGGAGACCAGTGCTCTACCAACTGAGCTAAACCCGTATTTCATTTGAAAGGAGTCTCTCTTTTAAAGAGACTCCTTATAATTTATATTAAACTATAATTAGTCTAAAATTTCAGTTACCTGACCAGCTCCTACTGTTCTACCTCCTTCACGGATAGCGAACTGTAAACCAACGTTTAATGCGATTGGTTGGATTAAGTCAACAGTGATTGTTAAGTTATCACCAGGCATTACCATTTCAACACCATCAGGTAAACCAATGTTACCAGTTACGTCAGTTGTACGTACGTAGAACTGTGGACGGTAGTTATTGTGGAATGGAGTGTGACGTCCACCTTCTTCTTTCTTTAAGATATATACCTCAGCTTTAAACTTAGCGTGTGGAGTAATAGAACCTGGCTTACAGATTACCATTCCTCTCTTGATATCAGTCTTGTCAATACCTCTTAATAAGATACCAGCGTTATCTCCAGCTTCTCCTCTATCTAAGATTTGACGGAACATTTCAATACCAGTTACAGTAGAAGTTAACTTCTCCTCACCCATACCGATGATCTCTACAGGATCTCCAGAGTTGATGATACCAGTTTCGATACGTCCAGTTGCTACAGTACCACGACCAGTAATAGAGAATACATCCTCGATTGGCATTAAGAAATCCTTTTCAGTATCTCTTGGTGGCTCTTCAATCCAAGTATCAACAGCTTCCATTAATTCTAAAACTGTATCTACCCACTTTTGCTCTCCGTTTAAAGCACCTAAAGCAGAACCCATTACTACAGGACCATTATCTCCATCATACTCATAGAAAGATAATAAATCTCTAACTTCCATTTCTACTAACTCTAATAACTCCTCATCGTCAACCATATCAACTTTGTTTAAGAAAACAACGATACGTGGAATTCCAACCTGACGACCTAATAAGATGTGCTCACGAGTTTGAGGCATTGGACCATCTGTAGCAGCTACTACTAAGATAGCACCATCCATTTGCGCAGCTCCAGTTACCATGTTCTTTACGTAATCCGCGTGACCAGGACAGTCAACGTGTGCGTAGTGACGGTTAGCTGTTGCGTACTCTACGTGAGAAGAGTTAATTGTAATACCTCTCTCCTTTTCTTCAGGAGCGTTATCAATTTGATCGAAATCTCTTTGCTCAGAATATCCTGCGTCAGCTAATACTTTAGTAATAGCAGCAGTTAATGTAGTCTTACCGTGATCTACGTGACCGATAGTACCAACGTTTAAGTGTGGCTTCGAACGATCATAAGTTGCTTTTGCCATGATTATTAATTTTAATTCTTAGTTAAATATATTTAGTGTTACTTTAAAACTCGTTGTTTAACAAACTCTAAAAATAGAGCCAACAACGGGATTTGAACCCGTGACCTCATCCCTACCAAGGATGCGCTCTACCAACTGAGCTATGTCGGCAACAAATTTAGAGCGGGAGACCGGGTTCGAACCGGCGACATTCAGCTTGGAAGGCTGACGCTCTACCAACTGAGCTACTCCCGCAATAAAAAATTAAAGATTTTGTGGGGAGAGCAGGATTCGAACCTGCGAAGTCGAAAGACAACGGAGTTACAGTCCGTCCCATTTGGCCGCTCTGGAATCTCCCCGATAAAATCTTAATATTTTAATGAACTTTTGTTTTATTTGAGCCGATAGAGGGACTCGAACCCACGACCTGCTGATTACAAATCAGCTGCTCTAGCCAGCTGAGCTATATCGGCTTTTGCCATAAAAAAACAATCCGCTATTTCTAACGGACTGCAAATGTAAAAAGTTATTTCGAATTTCTAAAACTTTTTTTAAATATTTTTTCATGTTTTTATGATACTAAAGAATCTTTCAATTTCTCTTTAGATTTTCTCAACTGTCTTTTTAATGATTCTACAGCTACGCTTACCCCTTCCTCAAAGGTTTTACACTGTTTCTTCACAATAAGTTCACTCCCTGGAATATTAATTTTAACTTCCGTTATTTTATTTTCTTTTTCACTCGTTTTTTGGACTTTTAAAAATACTTCTGCATCTACAATCTTATCATGAAATTTTTCCAACCCGCCAATCTTCTTTTCAATGTAGTCTAATAATTTACGATCTGCGGTAAAGTTAATTGATTGTGTGAATACCTTCATAATTTTACAATTTTTAGGTCGACTCTCTAGGATGAGCCTTGTTATACACTTCTTTTATTTGTTCCAAGCTACTATGTGTGTAAACTTGAGTTGAGGCTAAACTTGAATGCCCTAGTAATTCTTTAACCGTATTGAGAGATGCTCCACCGTTCAATAAATGAGTCGCGAAGGTATGTCGCAACATGTGCGGACTCTTTTTCACCTTCGTTGAAGCCCTACTAAAGTACGAATTTATTATTCGGTAAACAAGTGTTTCATATAGTTTATTTCCTCTTTCTGTAACTAACAATTCATCTATATTCGTATCTATTTGTTTTTTAGACTTTAAATACCTTTTAAGAGTATCTAAAACCATATCTAACAACACCACATACCGTTCTTTATTCCTTTTCCCAACCACCTTAAGAGTCTTATCATTATAATTCACATCCAACTCTTTAATACGAATCAACTCGGCTCTACGTATACCTGTGGTGTACAACAATTCTACAATCAATTTATTCCGAATACCAACAAAATCATTTTCTTCTACCATTTCTTCAAACACTTTCAACACCTCTTCTTCAGAAAAAGGTAACTGAACCTTTGCTTGTACCTTTAATGATTTATGACTTGACAATGGATTTACTTCTATTTCTCCAATTTTTTGCAAAAATTTATAAAACGATTTTAACGAACTCACTTTTCTGTTAATAGACCTATTTGCAACATTAGCATTTACCAATGACACTATCCAATTTCGAATTTGATTATAATGTAACTCTTCAATATCCTCCTGATCAAACTCTTTTACACAAAACCTCTTAAAAGCCATCAAATCTGCTTCATAAGCTTTTATCGTGTGCTTAGAGTATTTCTTCTCTAACGATAGGTAATCAATAAATGCATCTATTAACATTAATTCAAGTATTTTATCAAAAATAAAGTTTTAAAAATAAAAAAACCTGTATTGAAACAATACAGGTTTTAATCTTTATAAGGTTATTGATTAACCTAATTCTTCTTGAGTTCTTAATCTTTGAACGTAAGATGCTTTAATTTTTTGAGCTCTTTTCGCTACAGAAGGCTTTGTAAACTGCTTTCTACCACGTAATTCTCTCATGATCTTAACGTTAGAATATTTACGCTTATAACGCTTTAATGCTCTATCGATATTCTCTCCTTCTTTAACTGGAATGATTAACATGTGTTTGCACCTCCTTTCATTGTAGTCTTCTATATTTTTTAATGTAACATTTAAGTTACTAATTGTTTTTATTTTCGGACTGCAAAGATACATAGAGTTTTTAAATTAACAACACTAAGTTCAAAAAATTATTTTGGTGCCCAAACTGAATAACTCTTAGGTGGTACTTGAATCTTTACCCAGCGTCCTCCTTGGGTTACAGGCTCCCAGTTAGAATGTCCTGTATAATCCTTTATACGAGTATTAGACCAATTGGTTTCTACCCATCTTTCTTGCCAATGATTTGCATTATTAATGTATACAATTAACCCAGCATTGTTATGCCCATTTCTCTTAGCTATATACTCGTCATTGTCAGTATATAATATATTCGTACCTCCTCCCGCAAGATTATTATGAATCCAAATCAAGTTATTCAATCGCTCTTTATTCAACCATTCTTCATAATCTCTATAAAAAATTGTAGGATATCCTTCATGCGTTAATATATAGGCATAGGCCAGCATTTTACCGTGATAAATCTCATTAGTGTCATGATTCGTTACGAAAGTAACCGCTCTCATTGAGTTTCTTTTCCATAACATATCATCATTTAGTTTATTTAAGTTATTTCCATCAAAAGCATCTTTCATTCTATAATAACATGCAAAATCAAAAGCACTTGCTTCCGCTTGTCCAGACCACCAATCTAATGTAGCTGCATTCCCATCCCAGTATTCTCCTACGGTAAACCCTCCAACTTCATTTTTCCAATCTTTTACTACCCAAGGTTCAAATCCTTTAACATAGTCGAAACGCCAACCATCAAAACCAATTACATTCTTATAATACTTTGCAACGGACTCTGGATTTTTCCATAGTTCATTTTGCACTCTAACTTGGTGATGAGACAAATCTGGAAATCCTCCAAACACTCCAGTATCACTTGTAAAGTTATGATTAGGATGAAAATCATTATAGTCTCTAATAAACCTTCCTGATGCTGGTGTAAATTTGGTCCAATAATTTTGATTACTTACTGGGTTAAACTCGCTATCTCCACCACTATTATGATTGATTACAATATCTGCTATAACACTTAATTGAGCATCATGCGCTTCTGTAATTAACCCTTTCAATTCATCTTCTGAACCAAAACGAGTTTCCACACTCCCCATTTGATCATACTTTCCGAAATCGAAATAATCAAAAGGATCATACCCCATTGACATTGCTCCATTTTGTGCC
The sequence above is a segment of the Tenacibaculum sp. 190130A14a genome. Coding sequences within it:
- the rpoB gene encoding DNA-directed RNA polymerase subunit beta; this translates as MATINTTERINFASSRLGADYPDFLDIQVKSFQDFFQLQTKAEERGEEGLYKTFMDNFPITDTRNQFVLEFLDYFVDPPRYSIQECIERGLTYSVPLKARLKLYCTDPEHEDFETIVQDVYLGTIPYMTNSGTFIINGAERVVVSQLHRSPGVFFGQSFHANGTKLYSARVIPFKGSWIEFATDINQVMYAYIDRKKKLPVTTLFRAIGFERDKDILEIFDLAEEIKVSKAGLKKVLGRKLAARVLKTWHEDFVDEDTGEVVSIERNEIIFDRDTILDKEHIDEIIEAGAKTILLHKEDNLQADYAIIHNTLQKDPTNSEKEAVEHVYRQLRNAEPPDEETARGIIEKLFFSEQRYSLGEVGRFRMNTKLNLNEDLDQKVLTKNDIITIIKYLIELINSKAEVDDIDHLSNRRVRTVGEQLAGQFGVGLARMARTIRERMNVRDNEVFTPIDLINAKTLSSVINSFFGTNQLSQFMDQTNPLAEITHKRRLSALGPGGLSRERAGFEVRDVHYTHYGRLCPIETPEGPNIGLISSLAVFAKVNNMGFIETPYKKVDNGVVAPEEPIYLSAEEEEGMKIAQSNLPINEDGSFGTDRVIAREEGDFPVETPEAINYMDVAPNQIASISASLIPFLEHDDANRALMGSNMMRQAVPLLRPESPIVGTGLERRVAKDSRILINAEGAGVVEYVDANKITIKYDRTDDERLVSFDTDEKSYDLIKFRKTNQGTNINLKPIVRVGDRVEEGQVLCEGYATQKGELALGRNMKVAFMPWKGYNFEDAIVISERVVREDIFTSIHIDEYSLDVRDTKLGAEELTNDIPNVSEEATKDLDENGMIRIGAEVKPGDILIGKITPKGESDPTPEEKLLRAIFGDKAGDVKDASLKASPSLRGVVIDKKLFRRAVKDKNKRARDKEAIATLEASYTSRFEGLKDRLIEKLFFLVNGKTSQGIFNDLGEEVLPKGKKFTQKMLNSVDDYTHLSGNWTTDKELNKMVGELIHNYKIKVNDLQGMLRREKFTISVGDELPAGILKLAKIYIAKKRKLKVGDKMAGRHGNKGIVAKIVRAEDMPFLEDGTPVDIVLNPLGVPSRMNIGQIYETVLGWAGQKLDQKYATPIFDGANIDEINALTDEAGIPRYGHTYLYDGGTGKRFDQPATVGVIYMIKLGHMIEDKMHARSIGPYSLITQQPLGGKAQFGGQRFGEMEVWALEAYGASSILREILTVKSDDVLGRAKTYESIVKGEAMPEPGLPESFNVLMHELKGLGLDVRLEE
- the rplL gene encoding 50S ribosomal protein L7/L12 translates to MADLKDFAEQLVNLTVKEVNELADILKDEYGIEPAAAAVAVAGPAAGGGDAAEEKTEFDVILKAAGGSKLAVVKLVKELTGLGLKEAKAIVDSAPAPVKEAVSKDEAEGLKKSLEEAGAEVELK
- the rplJ gene encoding 50S ribosomal protein L10, translated to MTREEKSQVIQDLTAQLADTNTIYLADISGLDATTTSNLRRACFKANVQLAVVKNTLLEKAMEASDKDFGELPEVLKGNTSLMIAEAGNAPAKVIKEFRKKSDKPLLKGAYVEEAVYVGDDQLDALVNIKSREELIGDIITLLQSPAKNVVSALQSGGGKLSGILKTLSEK
- the rplA gene encoding 50S ribosomal protein L1, whose product is MARLTKKQKEARAKIDSSKVYDLSEASALVKEITNVKFDASVDLAVRLGVDPRKANQMVRGVVTLPHGTGKDVKVLALVTPDKEAEAKEAGADYVGLDEYLQKIKGGWTDVDVIITMPSVMGKLGPLGRVLGPRGLMPNPKTGTVTMDVAKAVTEVKAGKIDFKVDKTGIVHAAIGKASFDADKIAENANELVQTLIKLKPTAAKGTYIKSIFMSSTMSPSVPVDVKSVS
- the rplK gene encoding 50S ribosomal protein L11; its protein translation is MAKEVSKLVKLQVRGGAANPSPPVGPALGAAGVNIMEFCKQFNARTQDKQGKVLPVVITVYTDKSFEFVVKTPPAAVQLLEAAKIKKGSGEPNRKKVASVTWDQIRGIAEDKMVDMNAFKVESAMRMIAGTARSMGLTVTGDAPAE
- the nusG gene encoding transcription termination/antitermination protein NusG; translated protein: MADSVMKWYVVRAIGGQENKVKTYIETEIARHGLSDFVNQVIVPTEKVIQIRNGKKINRERVYFPGYVMVEANLAGEVPHVIKAVTGVIGFLGETKGGDPVPMRKAEVNRMLGKVDELSVKDENVVIPYSVGETIKVIDGPFNGFDGIIEKVNEEKRKLEVMVKIFGRKTPLELNYMQVEKI
- the secE gene encoding preprotein translocase subunit SecE; the encoded protein is MNNFIQYIKDSFEELNTNMTWISREEAQKSTVVVAAFTIIFALAVAAIDKVFQTGLDNFFKMF
- the tuf gene encoding elongation factor Tu, which gives rise to MAKATYDRSKPHLNVGTIGHVDHGKTTLTAAITKVLADAGYSEQRDFDQIDNAPEEKERGITINSSHVEYATANRHYAHVDCPGHADYVKNMVTGAAQMDGAILVVAATDGPMPQTREHILLGRQVGIPRIVVFLNKVDMVDDEELLELVEMEVRDLLSFYEYDGDNGPVVMGSALGALNGEQKWVDTVLELMEAVDTWIEEPPRDTEKDFLMPIEDVFSITGRGTVATGRIETGIINSGDPVEIIGMGEEKLTSTVTGIEMFRQILDRGEAGDNAGILLRGIDKTDIKRGMVICKPGSITPHAKFKAEVYILKKEEGGRHTPFHNNYRPQFYVRTTDVTGNIGLPDGVEMVMPGDNLTITVDLIQPIALNVGLQFAIREGGRTVGAGQVTEILD
- the hpf gene encoding ribosome hibernation-promoting factor, HPF/YfiA family translates to MKVFTQSINFTADRKLLDYIEKKIGGLEKFHDKIVDAEVFLKVQKTSEKENKITEVKINIPGSELIVKKQCKTFEEGVSVAVESLKRQLRKSKEKLKDSLVS